One region of Trichosurus vulpecula isolate mTriVul1 chromosome 1, mTriVul1.pri, whole genome shotgun sequence genomic DNA includes:
- the LOC118829082 gene encoding TBC1 domain family member 20-like yields the protein MRRVRGTGDRRGGRDRGRTGAKAGEGKLTSQQVRGLKSKPSTESWRRQKLLQIHEALSQDPVDVELLRMAAQSRGGLLSDQVRRKVWPRLLGLSPYDLPPHPGRSPLQDHRDYHQVQMDVERSLAHFPRGMRPEQRAVLQEQLVAVILAVLSSRPELHYYQGYHEVALALLLVLGPRAAAALLDQLSMHHLRDFMDPTMDNTWHILNYLLPLLARESPQLYSFMERAEVGTVFALSWLLTWFGHVLPEPTHVLRLMDFFLASHPLMPVYVAAAVVLHREPEVLAGPCDMPSLHQLLSCLPQPLPTESLLAQALNLFTRHPHSQLAQEAAVRTHSSLSIEGSFTALQAASAHQRPDWVLQKQRQQPGCQKPSRSQSRPSTLVKAAVWGLSATLGAAALAVTQTALGWGPEVLWKIF from the exons AATCCTGGAGAAGGCAGAAACTGCTGCAGATTCATGAAGCCCTGAGCCAGGACCCAGTAGATGTGGAATTACTTCGAATGGCTGCCCAGAGCCGAGGGGGCCTACTTAGTGACCAGGTCCGGAGAAAGGTCTGGCCCCggcttctgggcctcagtccctATGACCTGCCACCCCATCCAG GCCGAAGCCCGCTCCAGGACCATAGGGACTATCACCAGGTGCAAATGGATGTGGAGCGCTCCTTGGCCCACTTTCCCCGGG GGATGCGCCCCGAGCAGAGGGCAGTGCTGCAGGAGCAGCTGGTGGCGGTGATCCTGGCTGTGCTGAGCTCCCGGCCAGAGCTGCACTATTACCAGGGTTACCATGAGGTGGCACTGGCTCTGCTGCTAGTGCTGGGGCCCCGTGCAGCTGCTGCCTTGCTGGATCAACTCTCCATGCATCATCTCAG GGACTTCATGGATCCCACAATGGATAACACTTGGCACATCCTGAATTATCTGCTACCTCTGCTGGCCCGGGAGAGTCCTCAGTTATACAGCTTCATGGAGAG GGCCGAGGTGGGAACAGTATTTGCCCTAAGCTGGCTGCTGACCTGGTTCGGCCATGTGCTACCTGAGCCCACCCACGTGCTGCGTCTCATGGACTTCTTCCTAGCTTCTCACCCGCTCATGCCTGTCTACGTAGCCGCTGCG GTGGTTCTGCACCGGGAGCCAGAGGTCCTAGCAGGCCCCTGTGACATGCCAAGCCTGCACCAGCTGCTATCTTGCCTGCCACAGCCCTTGCCCACTGAGTCCCTCCTGGCCCAGGCCTTGAACCTCTTTACCCGACACCCCCATTCCCAGCTTGCCCAGGAGGCTGCTGTGAGGACCCATAGCAG CTTATCCATTGAGGGCTCCTTCACAGCCCTACAAGCAGCCTCAGCACACCAGCGGCCTGACTGGGTCCTACAGAAGCAGCGGCAGCAGCCAGGATGCCAGAAGCCTTCAAGGAGTCAGAGTAGGCCCAGCACCCTGGTAAAAGCAGCTGTATGGGGTCTCTCGGCCACATTAGGGGCAGCAGCCCTAGCTGTCACACAGACTGCACTGGGCTGGGGCCCTGAAGTTCTCTGGAAAATCTTCTAG